A single region of the Stigmatopora argus isolate UIUO_Sarg chromosome 6, RoL_Sarg_1.0, whole genome shotgun sequence genome encodes:
- the LOC144075756 gene encoding dual specificity calcium/calmodulin-dependent 3',5'-cyclic nucleotide phosphodiesterase 1B-like, with translation MAEVVRIRKKRLQMPISRLRSILKQLEDRDVDYEDIKKSLDLTASLLEAVYLDGTRQCLESEDDLHQLQSDGVPAEVTDWLASTFTQRVRPSGRRSDEKPKFRSIVHAVQAGIFVERMFKRTYTAAMPDQPLAVVNCLRDVDRWSFDVFSLNEASSDHALQTLFFQLVTRYELNSRFKIPISSLTLFMSAVERGYCKHNNPYHNHVHAADVTQTMHCLLLRSGLVHWLTELEVMASLFAAAIHDYEHTGTTNTFHIHTKSEFALIYNDRSVQESHHLSAAFRLLQDEQMNIFIHLTREEWMELRSLVIEMVLSTDMSSHLLQVKAMKSCLQQQERIEKSKALSLLLHTADISHPSKPWCLHSRWTKALMEEFFRQGDREAELGLPFSPLCDRKTTLVAESQIGFIDFIVYPTFSLLTDMAEKIVVPLVEENPGPLDPCNRHSNVWKESSRGLQWSLAHITAELVSFRSTWTRHADDNKLKWKDGGSNGFSEVTKERKSTKDASHKSQLDTKH, from the exons ATGGCTGAAGTGGTTCGAATCCGTAAGAAACGTCTGCAGATGCCCATCTCCAG GCTACGAAGCATTTTGAAGCAGCTGGAGGACCGAGACGTAGACTACgaggacattaaaaaaagtctgGATTTGACAGCATCACTGCTAGAGGCGGTTTATCTGGATGGAACCAG GCAGTGCTTGGAATCCGAGGATGACCTCCACCAGCTTCAGTCGGACGGGGTGCCCGCGGAGGTCACCGATTGGCTGGCGTCAACATTCACGCAGAGGGTACGGCCGTCGGGCCGGCGCTCGGACGAGAAGCCAAAGTTTCGGAGCATCGTGCACGCGGTTCAGGCGGGGATCTTTGTGGAGAG GATGTTCAAGAGGACCTACACGGCGGCCATGCCGGACCAACCCTTGGCCGTGGTCAATTGTCTGAGG GACGTGGACCGCTGGAGCTTTGACGTGTTTTCGCTGAACGAGGCCAGCTCGGATCACGCGCTGCAAACTCTCTTCTTTCAACTGGTGACCAGATATGAACTCAACAGCCGTTTCAAG ATTCCCATTTCGAGTCTCACGCTGTTCATGTCTGCGGTGGAGAGAGGATACTGCAAACACAACAACCCGTACCACAACCACGTTCACGCCGCAGATGTCACCCAGACCATGCACTGCCTGCTGCTGCGATCCGGTCTTGTG CACTGGCTAACGGAGTTGGAGGTGATGGCCTCGCTGTTCGCCGCGGCCATTCACGATTACGAACACACGGGGACCACCAATACCTTTCACATCCACACAAA GTCCGAGTTCGCACTGATCTACAACGATCGATCCGTGCAAGAAAGTCATCATTTGAGCGCGGCGTTCCGCCTTCTACAGGACGAACAAATGAATATCTTTATTCATTTGACCCGAGAGGAGTGGAT GGAACTACGTTCTCTTGTCATTGAGATGGTGCTGTCCACCGACATGTCCTCTCATCTTCTCCAAGTAAAAGCAATGAAATCCTGCCTGCAGCAACAAGAACG GATTGAAAAGTCCAAAGCTTTGTCCCTGTTACTCCACACGGCTGACATCAGCCATCCATCGAAACCCTGGTGTCTTCACTCCAGATGGACCAAAGCTCTAATGGAGGAGTTCTTCAGGCAG GGTGATAGAGAGGCGGAGCTCGGTTTGCCCTTCTCGCCACTGTGCGATCGAAAAACCACCCTAGTGGCCGAGTCCCAGATCG GTTTCATCGACTTTATCGTGTATCCGACGTTTTCCCTCCTGACGGACATGGCGGAGAAGATAGTGGTTCCTCTGGTGGAGGAGAACCCGGGACCGCTAGACCCGTGCAACAGACACAG TAACGTGTGGAAAGAGAGCTCCAGAGGCCTTCAATGGAGTCTGGCTCACATCACAGCCGAACTGGTCAGCTTCCGATCCACTTGGACGCGGCATGCTGACGACAACAAGCTAAAGTGGAAAGACGGAGGCTCCAACG gatTCTCAGAAGTGACAAAAGAGCGGAAATCAACAAAAGATGCGTCGCACAAATCCCAGCTGGACACAAAACACTAA